A stretch of the Microcella sp. genome encodes the following:
- a CDS encoding ComEC/Rec2 family competence protein: MASASVPIGGAVGVADARLALPALAGWLTAVVLVGAADAAWAVAGAAAAVAAALAWRERGRVANRRARGGRGSGVLAASIPSVIAIAVIAAAVALVAPARTPPVIAAALDSGAAVTVVLELEQTVTPREGAAWGSSADALVVEVETSAGERVAVRVPVRVLGLSAAERMPLGSRLEGLVRLVALDPGDDRVALVRVLMPLEPVARPAPLLGAADDLRAGFLELMQPFAGDGADLLPGLAIGDTTAVGDDLDEAMKRSALSHLTAVSGANCAIVVGLVLGIGTLARWRRPVRVGVALAALAGFVVLVTPEPSVVRAAVMASVVLVALASGRPARGLPVLGVAVLGIVVLDPWISREYGFTLSVLATAALLVLAGPIAERLGRVLPAPLALWIAVPLAAQLACQPVLILLAPEVPLSGVVANVLAAPAAPVATIVGMIACLLAPVIPPLATLVAAIAWLPSAWIAGVARASSGLPGALLPWPEGAGGAVLLAGLTLAALLSLGVPVALGTRHVRRTVAIGVAATLVVVMGATVGVTALRALGRPADWVLAQCDVGQGDAVLVRSGAQVALIDTGAEPELLSSCLSSLAIDRIDLLVLTHFDLDHVGAVEVVVGRVDRAIVGPTGRAADEAVVAALLAGGAVVDTVAEGERGRLGDCDWAVLWPPAHRGIEPGNDASLVLAIEGGSCPSTVALGDLGEQSQRMLMGAYDFGVVDVVKVSHHGSPDQHLDLYRQLGAAVALIGVGAENGYGHPAPALVAELESLGSTVARSDGHGLVLVSRGADGLRLWRERASTVGVEN, translated from the coding sequence GTGGCGTCGGCCTCCGTTCCGATCGGCGGTGCGGTGGGGGTCGCGGATGCTCGCCTCGCGCTGCCTGCCCTCGCCGGCTGGCTGACCGCGGTCGTGCTCGTCGGCGCGGCCGACGCGGCCTGGGCGGTCGCGGGTGCGGCGGCCGCGGTTGCGGCGGCGCTGGCATGGCGGGAGCGCGGTCGCGTGGCGAATCGGCGCGCGCGGGGCGGCCGGGGGAGCGGGGTGCTCGCGGCGAGCATCCCAAGTGTGATCGCCATCGCGGTGATTGCGGCGGCGGTCGCTCTCGTCGCGCCCGCACGCACACCGCCCGTGATCGCCGCGGCGCTCGACTCTGGCGCGGCCGTGACCGTGGTGCTTGAACTCGAGCAGACGGTGACGCCGCGCGAGGGTGCGGCATGGGGCTCGAGCGCCGATGCGCTGGTCGTCGAGGTCGAAACCAGCGCTGGCGAGCGCGTGGCAGTGCGGGTTCCGGTGCGCGTGCTCGGGCTGAGCGCGGCAGAGCGGATGCCGCTGGGGTCGCGCCTCGAGGGGCTCGTGCGGCTCGTGGCGCTTGACCCGGGCGACGATCGGGTGGCGCTCGTGCGGGTGCTCATGCCGCTCGAGCCCGTCGCCCGACCTGCGCCCTTGCTCGGGGCCGCCGACGACCTGCGGGCCGGCTTTCTCGAACTCATGCAGCCCTTCGCGGGCGACGGAGCCGACCTGTTGCCGGGCCTCGCGATCGGCGACACGACCGCGGTCGGCGACGACCTCGACGAGGCGATGAAGCGCAGCGCGCTCAGCCACCTGACGGCGGTCTCGGGGGCGAACTGCGCGATCGTCGTTGGGCTCGTGCTCGGCATCGGCACGCTTGCTCGCTGGCGGCGACCGGTGCGAGTCGGGGTCGCGCTCGCGGCGCTCGCGGGGTTCGTCGTGCTGGTGACGCCCGAGCCCAGCGTGGTGAGGGCAGCCGTCATGGCGTCGGTCGTGCTCGTCGCGCTGGCGAGCGGGCGACCCGCGCGCGGGCTGCCTGTGCTGGGTGTCGCGGTGCTCGGCATCGTCGTGCTCGACCCGTGGATCTCGCGGGAGTACGGCTTCACGCTCTCGGTGCTCGCGACGGCGGCGCTGCTCGTGCTCGCGGGTCCGATCGCTGAGCGGCTCGGGCGTGTGCTGCCCGCGCCCCTCGCACTCTGGATCGCCGTGCCGCTCGCGGCGCAGCTCGCGTGCCAGCCCGTGCTGATTCTGCTCGCGCCCGAAGTGCCGCTCAGCGGGGTGGTGGCCAACGTGCTCGCGGCGCCAGCAGCCCCCGTCGCGACGATCGTGGGCATGATCGCGTGCCTGCTGGCGCCGGTCATCCCGCCGCTCGCCACCCTCGTCGCCGCGATCGCGTGGCTGCCCTCGGCCTGGATCGCCGGGGTCGCGCGGGCGAGCTCGGGGCTGCCGGGGGCGCTGCTGCCGTGGCCCGAGGGTGCGGGCGGGGCAGTGCTGCTCGCAGGGTTGACTCTGGCGGCCCTCCTCTCACTCGGCGTGCCCGTGGCGCTCGGCACGCGGCACGTGCGACGCACAGTCGCGATCGGTGTGGCTGCGACCCTCGTGGTGGTCATGGGGGCGACCGTGGGAGTGACGGCGCTGCGAGCACTCGGACGCCCCGCCGACTGGGTGCTCGCTCAGTGCGATGTGGGGCAGGGCGACGCCGTGCTCGTGCGCAGTGGAGCCCAGGTCGCCCTCATCGACACGGGGGCCGAACCTGAGTTGCTGTCGTCGTGCCTGTCGAGCCTGGCCATTGATCGCATCGACCTGCTCGTGCTCACGCACTTCGACCTCGATCACGTCGGTGCGGTCGAGGTCGTCGTCGGGCGCGTCGACCGCGCGATCGTCGGCCCGACCGGGCGGGCCGCTGACGAGGCGGTCGTCGCAGCGCTGCTCGCGGGGGGAGCCGTCGTCGACACCGTCGCCGAGGGTGAGCGCGGCCGCCTCGGCGACTGCGACTGGGCCGTGCTCTGGCCGCCCGCGCACCGCGGCATCGAGCCCGGCAACGATGCGAGTCTGGTGCTCGCCATCGAGGGTGGCTCGTGCCCGAGCACGGTCGCACTCGGCGACCTCGGCGAGCAGTCGCAGCGCATGCTTATGGGGGCATACGACTTTGGCGTCGTCGACGTGGTCAAAGTCAGTCACCACGGCTCACCCGATCAGCACCTCGACCTCTACCGACAGCTCGGCGCCGCCGTGGCGCTCATCGGAGTCGGTGCCGAGAACGGGTACGGACACCCGGCACCGGCACTTGTCGCCGAGCTCGAATCGCTCGGCAGCACGGTCGCCCGCAGCGACGGGCACGGTCTCGTGCTCGTGTCGAGGGGCGCAGACGGGCTGCGACTGTGGCGGGAGCGAGCGTCGACCGTCGGGGTAGAGAACTAG
- a CDS encoding helix-hairpin-helix domain-containing protein — protein MDEPPRRSVRVRAALGGVVVLALLGLGAAVVGTVLTPGGQTVEVALPADDAVELSDGPVPTDVVVLHVHGAVDEPGIVELPLGSRVVDAIAAARGPTDDADLGAVNLARVVADGEQLYVPRVGEAPPPSVGGATGPDAQGRVNLNTADAAALETLAGVGPALAARIIAWREQNGPFRSVDELTAVSGIGPKTLDGMRDQVTV, from the coding sequence GTGGACGAACCTCCCCGCCGGTCGGTGCGCGTGCGCGCCGCGCTCGGCGGCGTGGTGGTGCTCGCTCTGCTCGGGCTCGGCGCGGCCGTCGTCGGCACGGTGCTCACGCCGGGCGGGCAAACGGTCGAGGTGGCGCTACCTGCCGATGACGCGGTCGAGCTCTCCGACGGCCCTGTGCCGACCGATGTCGTGGTGCTGCACGTGCACGGCGCCGTCGACGAACCCGGCATCGTCGAGCTGCCGCTCGGCAGTCGCGTTGTCGATGCGATCGCGGCTGCTCGCGGCCCGACCGACGACGCCGACCTCGGTGCCGTCAACCTCGCCCGCGTCGTCGCCGATGGCGAGCAGCTGTACGTGCCGCGTGTCGGCGAGGCCCCACCGCCTTCGGTCGGGGGTGCCACGGGCCCTGACGCTCAGGGCCGCGTCAACCTCAACACCGCTGATGCCGCAGCGCTCGAGACTCTCGCGGGCGTCGGCCCCGCGCTCGCCGCCCGCATCATCGCCTGGCGCGAGCAGAACGGGCCTTTTCGCAGCGTCGATGAACTGACCGCCGTCTCGGGCATCGGGCCGAAGACACTCGACGGCATGCGCGACCAGGTGACGGTGTGA
- the leuS gene encoding leucine--tRNA ligase, with product MTDEQPDENAYDFARIEARWAPVWNELQPFTVDDPSDAKPRKYILDMFPYPSGDLHMGHAEVYALGDVVARYWRQQGFTVLHPIGWDSFGLPAENAAIKRGADPRIWTYENIAQQRASMERYAASFDWTRVLHTSDPNFYRWNQWLFLKMYEKGLAYRKDSWVNWDPVDMTVLANEQVLPDGTSERSGAVVVKKKLTQWYFKITDYADRLLDDLNQLEGSWPAKVLTMQRNWIGRSTGADVDFVIEGHHSPVTVFTTRPDTLFGATFMVVAPDSDLAAELAAGSTPEVRMAFQAYLEQSQKKSEIDRQDTTREKTGVFLDRWAINPVSGERLPVWAADYVLADYGHGAIMAVPAHDQRDLDFAIAFDLPVKVVVDTNAPVTGAIPVITPEMLESGDIPQLDPVTTGEALTGDGRMINSGPLDGLSKSNAIKRAIELLEERGTGRASKTYRLRDWLISRQRYWGTPIPIMYTDDGTEVPMSLDALPLLLPYEEGMDLKPKGTSPLGGLESWVATTTPDGRPARRDTDTMDTFVDSSWYFLRFLNPSDDTQAFDPREADKWAPVDQYVGGIEHAILHLLYARFITKVLFDMGYVTFTEPFTKLLNQGMVILDGAKMSKSKGNLVYFTEELDSFGVDAVRLSMAFAGPPEDDIDWRDVSVTGSQKFLARAWRLSGEVSAPVGADPALGDQALRRITHRFLADVPGQIEAFKFNVAVARTMELVNAIRKAVDSGPGAADPAVREAVEVVAVALSLFAPYTAEDMWARLGHGGETKDDLVAFAGWRKADPLLLVEESITAIVQVDGKVRDKFEVSPTIGGDELEKLARASENVQRAIGDREIAQVIVRAPRVVNIATVKQ from the coding sequence GTGACCGACGAGCAGCCCGACGAGAACGCCTACGACTTCGCGCGCATCGAGGCGCGCTGGGCTCCGGTGTGGAACGAGCTTCAGCCCTTCACGGTCGATGATCCGAGCGACGCGAAGCCTCGCAAGTACATCCTCGACATGTTCCCGTACCCGAGCGGCGACCTGCACATGGGTCACGCCGAGGTCTACGCGCTCGGCGACGTCGTCGCGCGCTACTGGCGCCAGCAGGGCTTCACGGTGCTGCACCCCATCGGGTGGGACTCGTTCGGCCTGCCCGCCGAGAACGCCGCCATCAAGCGCGGAGCCGACCCCCGCATCTGGACCTACGAAAACATCGCGCAGCAGCGCGCCTCGATGGAGCGCTACGCCGCGAGCTTCGACTGGACCCGCGTGCTGCACACGAGCGATCCGAACTTCTACCGCTGGAACCAGTGGCTGTTCTTGAAGATGTACGAGAAGGGCCTCGCGTACCGCAAAGACAGCTGGGTGAACTGGGACCCGGTCGATATGACCGTGCTCGCCAACGAGCAGGTGCTGCCCGACGGCACGAGCGAGCGCTCGGGCGCCGTCGTGGTGAAGAAGAAGCTCACCCAGTGGTACTTCAAGATCACCGACTACGCAGACCGGCTACTCGACGACCTCAACCAGCTCGAAGGCTCGTGGCCGGCCAAGGTGCTCACGATGCAGCGCAACTGGATCGGCCGCTCGACCGGCGCCGACGTCGACTTTGTTATCGAGGGCCACCACAGCCCCGTCACCGTCTTCACGACGCGCCCCGACACGCTGTTCGGTGCGACCTTTATGGTCGTCGCCCCCGACAGCGACCTCGCCGCCGAGCTCGCCGCGGGCTCGACGCCCGAGGTGCGCATGGCCTTTCAGGCCTACCTCGAGCAGTCGCAGAAGAAGAGCGAGATCGACCGCCAAGACACCACGCGCGAGAAGACCGGCGTCTTTCTCGACCGCTGGGCGATCAACCCGGTCAGCGGCGAGCGCCTTCCCGTCTGGGCCGCCGACTACGTGCTCGCCGACTACGGCCACGGCGCGATCATGGCCGTGCCCGCCCACGACCAGCGCGACCTCGACTTCGCGATCGCGTTCGACCTGCCGGTCAAGGTGGTTGTTGACACGAACGCGCCCGTCACCGGCGCGATCCCCGTCATCACGCCCGAGATGCTCGAATCGGGAGACATTCCTCAGCTCGACCCCGTGACCACCGGCGAGGCGCTTACGGGCGACGGCCGCATGATCAACTCGGGCCCGCTCGACGGCCTCAGCAAGTCGAACGCCATCAAGCGGGCGATCGAGCTGCTCGAAGAGCGCGGCACGGGGCGGGCATCCAAGACCTATCGCCTTCGCGACTGGCTTATCAGCCGTCAGCGGTACTGGGGCACGCCGATTCCGATCATGTACACCGACGACGGCACCGAAGTGCCCATGTCGCTGGATGCTCTGCCGCTGCTTCTGCCCTACGAAGAGGGCATGGACCTCAAGCCCAAGGGCACCTCGCCCCTCGGCGGGCTCGAGAGCTGGGTCGCGACGACCACGCCCGATGGCAGGCCTGCCCGCCGCGACACCGACACGATGGATACGTTCGTCGACTCGTCGTGGTACTTCTTGCGCTTCTTGAACCCGAGCGACGACACGCAGGCCTTTGACCCGCGCGAGGCCGACAAGTGGGCGCCCGTCGACCAGTACGTCGGCGGCATCGAGCACGCGATTCTGCACCTGCTCTACGCACGCTTCATCACCAAGGTGCTCTTCGACATGGGCTACGTGACCTTCACCGAGCCCTTCACCAAGCTGCTCAACCAGGGCATGGTCATTCTCGACGGCGCCAAGATGTCGAAGTCGAAGGGCAACCTCGTCTACTTCACCGAAGAGCTCGACAGCTTCGGCGTCGACGCCGTGCGCCTGTCGATGGCCTTCGCTGGCCCGCCCGAAGACGACATCGACTGGCGTGACGTGTCGGTCACGGGGTCGCAGAAGTTCTTGGCTCGTGCCTGGCGGCTCTCGGGCGAGGTCAGCGCGCCCGTTGGCGCCGACCCCGCGCTGGGCGATCAAGCACTGCGGCGCATCACGCACCGGTTCTTGGCCGATGTGCCCGGCCAGATCGAGGCCTTCAAGTTCAACGTGGCCGTCGCGCGCACGATGGAACTCGTCAACGCCATTCGCAAGGCAGTCGACTCGGGCCCCGGCGCGGCCGACCCCGCCGTGCGCGAGGCTGTCGAGGTCGTGGCCGTGGCCCTCTCGCTCTTCGCGCCCTACACGGCCGAAGACATGTGGGCGCGGCTCGGCCACGGCGGCGAGACGAAAGACGACCTCGTCGCGTTTGCCGGCTGGCGCAAAGCCGACCCGCTGTTGCTCGTCGAGGAGTCGATCACCGCGATCGTGCAGGTCGATGGCAAGGTGCGCGACAAATTCGAGGTGAGCCCGACGATCGGAGGCGACGAGCTCGAGAAGCTTGCGCGGGCGTCAGAGAACGTGCAACGGGCCATCGGCGATCGCGAGATCGCGCAGGTCATCGTGCGGGCGCCGCGAGTCGTCAACATCGCGACCGTCAAGCAGTAA
- a CDS encoding anthranilate synthase component I family protein — protein sequence MRHGVLGHSVAAPLDAETVAALLEREHPDADGFVWLDSGIGARTGRSLIAVGERVHLDNAAPVLPQLRKEIAALAVPAAMGATAVPLGLVGWFGYELRDETMGLPVEIVPPEHRAAWLRVDRGIEIDHEQGTARLVALDLDGHGDWSGELDEWRQRMLAVLQGAASASVDAAGKGPAPSAAMSVVWRDTDEHYADLVRACQRSIRDGDAYQLCLTTQAELETVDESPLAAASVYRRLRRSSPAHHGALVRIGGTTLLSASPETFLRVTDGVVQTRPIKGTRPRDAEPARDAALAAELAASDKEQAENLMIVDLMRNDLARVCEVGSVTVTGLLEVESYAHVHQLVSTVEGRLRPGLDALDAVAACLPAGSMTGAPKRRAIELLAELEAGPRGIYSGAFGYLGADGTADLAMVIRSIVVEGSRATIGAGGGITALSEPIAEVAEMRLKAAALLRALGAADAHVQTVI from the coding sequence ATGCGGCACGGCGTTCTCGGGCATTCGGTCGCGGCGCCGCTCGATGCCGAGACCGTGGCGGCGTTACTCGAGCGTGAGCACCCTGATGCCGACGGGTTCGTCTGGCTCGACAGTGGCATCGGCGCGCGCACCGGCCGCAGCCTCATCGCCGTCGGCGAGCGCGTGCACCTCGACAACGCTGCGCCGGTGCTTCCACAACTTCGGAAGGAGATCGCCGCGCTCGCCGTGCCCGCCGCAATGGGTGCCACGGCCGTGCCGCTTGGTCTCGTCGGCTGGTTCGGCTACGAGCTGCGCGACGAGACGATGGGCCTTCCCGTCGAGATCGTTCCGCCCGAGCATCGCGCGGCCTGGCTGCGCGTCGACCGCGGTATCGAAATCGACCACGAGCAGGGCACCGCCCGACTCGTGGCGCTCGACCTCGACGGCCACGGCGACTGGAGCGGCGAGCTCGACGAGTGGCGGCAGCGCATGCTCGCGGTGCTGCAGGGGGCGGCATCAGCATCCGTCGACGCCGCTGGAAAGGGCCCCGCGCCGAGCGCCGCGATGTCGGTGGTCTGGCGCGACACCGACGAGCACTATGCCGACCTGGTGCGCGCGTGCCAGCGCAGCATCCGCGACGGCGATGCCTACCAGTTGTGCCTCACCACCCAAGCCGAGCTCGAGACCGTCGACGAGTCGCCACTCGCCGCCGCCTCGGTCTACCGACGGCTGCGACGGTCGAGCCCCGCCCACCACGGAGCGCTCGTGCGCATCGGTGGCACCACGCTCTTGAGTGCGAGCCCCGAGACCTTCTTGCGCGTCACCGACGGCGTGGTGCAGACCCGGCCGATCAAGGGCACGCGGCCCCGCGATGCCGAGCCCGCGCGCGATGCGGCGCTCGCCGCCGAACTCGCCGCGAGCGACAAAGAGCAGGCCGAGAACCTCATGATCGTCGACCTCATGCGCAACGACCTCGCGCGCGTGTGCGAGGTCGGCAGCGTCACCGTCACGGGCCTGCTCGAGGTCGAGAGCTACGCCCACGTGCATCAACTCGTGAGCACCGTCGAAGGACGCCTGCGGCCAGGTCTTGATGCGCTGGATGCTGTGGCCGCGTGTCTTCCCGCCGGCTCGATGACGGGCGCGCCCAAGCGCCGAGCCATCGAGTTGCTCGCCGAGCTTGAGGCCGGCCCCCGAGGCATCTACTCGGGAGCGTTCGGCTACCTCGGCGCCGACGGCACCGCCGATCTGGCCATGGTCATTCGCAGCATCGTCGTCGAGGGAAGTCGCGCGACCATCGGCGCGGGCGGCGGCATCACGGCGCTGAGTGAGCCGATCGCCGAAGTGGCCGAGATGCGCCTCAAGGCCGCCGCGCTGCTGCGCGCGCTCGGTGCCGCTGACGCGCACGTGCAGACGGTAATCTGA
- a CDS encoding aminotransferase class IV produces the protein MAEVEQGRPEEGLHAWVPGTARTWQVVDWCDPHDGRLLVADSWRVIDGMARGLGHHRARFLAGVAIQCPDKVDAAARFVDDAIAALPRHGDWFPRIELRTRDGEDGAQWWLRLRPTPPPSTDVVVATAPRDVRTQPLVKGPDLDALLSLRTAVQPLGAGEAVILDADGHLVEGAYSGLLWWHDGVLVRPADTLPRIASVTVDLVLDAARAAGVPLSQRRARPEELEGCEVWVLSALHGLRVATAWVDGPTLTPGDRAAEGRAWLAAAAAALPSS, from the coding sequence ATGGCCGAGGTCGAGCAGGGTCGCCCAGAAGAGGGGCTGCACGCCTGGGTGCCTGGCACGGCGCGCACCTGGCAGGTCGTCGACTGGTGCGACCCACACGACGGCCGGCTGCTCGTCGCCGACTCGTGGCGTGTCATCGACGGCATGGCGCGGGGTCTCGGGCACCATCGGGCGCGCTTCCTCGCTGGCGTGGCCATCCAGTGCCCCGACAAGGTCGACGCTGCCGCGCGCTTCGTCGACGACGCGATCGCCGCGCTGCCCCGGCACGGCGACTGGTTTCCGCGCATCGAACTGCGCACGCGCGACGGAGAGGATGGGGCGCAGTGGTGGCTGCGCCTGCGCCCGACTCCCCCGCCGAGCACCGACGTCGTCGTCGCGACCGCACCGCGCGATGTGCGCACGCAACCGCTGGTCAAGGGCCCCGACCTGGATGCCCTGTTGAGCCTCCGCACCGCCGTGCAGCCTCTCGGCGCGGGCGAAGCCGTAATTCTCGACGCCGACGGGCATCTTGTCGAAGGTGCGTACAGCGGGCTGCTGTGGTGGCACGACGGGGTGCTCGTGCGGCCCGCCGACACGCTGCCGCGCATCGCGAGCGTCACCGTCGACCTCGTGCTCGACGCCGCGCGCGCCGCGGGCGTGCCGCTCAGTCAGCGGCGCGCCCGCCCAGAAGAGCTCGAGGGCTGCGAAGTGTGGGTGCTGAGTGCACTCCACGGGCTGCGGGTCGCGACCGCCTGGGTCGACGGTCCGACCCTCACCCCTGGTGATCGCGCGGCTGAAGGGCGCGCCTGGCTCGCGGCGGCCGCCGCAGCGTTACCGAGCAGCTGA
- a CDS encoding DedA family protein: MEAITQWVIDASGSPWVLPIVALLTILDAFLVIVPSETAVVALATLSVSSGTPNLALLIVVAALAAMIGDSLTYALGHKLGAPLLARIRSPRVQNVFAWARAALDRRAALVIFIARYIPYGRVAVNLVAGATGFGYRRFLPLSALACLAWAVYNVALGAAFGVWLGDNPVLAVVVSVVVAIVIGLIVDAIRVRRERRQTAE; this comes from the coding sequence GTGGAGGCGATCACACAGTGGGTCATCGACGCTTCGGGGTCGCCCTGGGTGCTGCCGATCGTCGCCCTGCTCACGATTCTCGACGCGTTTCTCGTCATCGTGCCGAGTGAGACTGCCGTCGTTGCCCTCGCGACCCTCAGCGTCTCGAGCGGCACCCCGAACCTCGCGCTGCTCATCGTCGTCGCCGCACTCGCGGCCATGATCGGCGACAGCCTGACCTACGCGCTCGGCCACAAACTCGGTGCGCCCCTGCTCGCGCGCATCAGGTCGCCGCGGGTGCAGAACGTCTTCGCCTGGGCGCGTGCCGCGCTCGACCGGAGGGCTGCGCTCGTCATCTTCATTGCGCGCTACATTCCCTACGGCCGTGTCGCCGTCAACCTCGTGGCGGGTGCGACGGGCTTCGGCTACCGCCGATTCTTGCCGCTCAGTGCTCTCGCCTGCCTGGCCTGGGCGGTCTACAACGTCGCTCTCGGCGCCGCCTTCGGCGTGTGGTTGGGCGACAATCCCGTGCTGGCGGTCGTCGTCTCCGTCGTCGTCGCGATCGTCATCGGCCTGATCGTCGATGCGATCCGCGTGCGTCGAGAGCGGCGCCAGACCGCGGAATGA
- a CDS encoding DUF2510 domain-containing protein yields the protein MSEDEYGRVPAGWYPDPLGLPQLRWWDNHSWTEHVSDARQPMMPTAAAAPTMFADDELPTRRGRRSTESAPETDESPIAQPTAATLRQLAPPSTAEAPPLIDPSAPSAPAASVPSAAAPSAAAATPTASNPADAFAAAAFADLAADTARTTRQEPSEPWVPLQSTSAPVSSVQTGSSPFGSGAGAGSPAYGSAPGYGSAPGYGSAPGFGSAPNAPAFTPAWSESPVSASDPGRRGTHQTLGTTAPHLQTIEVWAIALLPMLQLLLSLLVVAAFSTGPSVAFMAAIWLGPLPIIIVLALLDARTLRRRGVDRVASGWWAALGAPIFLIVRAVTLSRISGSGYGPVGVALLLTGLVGASILAVPGLIIAAFPTVFAAEASNSIELNARSIGSAMEVSCPATPPLFIGQQLRCPAVNTSGENLVVTVSLQRSNGWIAWQVDDWGIFSVVR from the coding sequence GTGTCAGAAGACGAATACGGTCGCGTGCCGGCGGGGTGGTACCCCGACCCGCTCGGCCTTCCGCAATTGCGGTGGTGGGACAACCACTCCTGGACCGAGCACGTCTCAGACGCCCGTCAGCCGATGATGCCGACTGCGGCAGCCGCGCCCACGATGTTCGCCGACGACGAGCTGCCGACCCGACGCGGTCGCCGCAGCACCGAGTCGGCTCCTGAGACCGACGAATCGCCGATCGCTCAGCCCACCGCGGCGACTCTGCGTCAACTCGCGCCGCCGTCGACCGCTGAAGCGCCGCCGCTCATCGACCCGAGCGCGCCCTCGGCCCCAGCAGCCTCAGTGCCCTCGGCCGCTGCGCCCTCGGCCGCTGCGGCGACGCCGACCGCATCGAACCCCGCCGACGCCTTCGCGGCCGCTGCCTTCGCCGACCTCGCCGCCGATACGGCGCGCACGACGCGTCAGGAACCGAGCGAGCCCTGGGTTCCACTGCAGAGCACCTCGGCACCCGTGTCGTCGGTGCAGACCGGCTCATCGCCCTTCGGCTCGGGCGCAGGCGCCGGCTCTCCGGCCTACGGCTCCGCCCCCGGCTATGGCTCGGCTCCGGGGTACGGCTCGGCACCCGGCTTCGGCTCTGCCCCGAACGCGCCCGCCTTCACGCCCGCCTGGTCAGAGTCGCCGGTCTCGGCGAGCGACCCGGGCCGCCGCGGCACGCACCAGACCCTCGGCACGACTGCGCCGCACCTGCAGACGATCGAAGTGTGGGCCATCGCCCTGCTGCCGATGCTGCAGCTGCTGCTGAGCCTGCTCGTCGTCGCCGCGTTCTCGACCGGCCCGAGCGTCGCCTTCATGGCCGCGATCTGGCTCGGACCCCTGCCGATCATCATCGTCTTGGCCCTGCTGGATGCTCGCACGCTGCGTCGCCGCGGCGTCGACCGCGTCGCCAGCGGGTGGTGGGCCGCCCTCGGCGCTCCGATCTTCTTGATCGTGCGCGCCGTGACGCTCAGCCGCATCTCGGGCAGCGGCTACGGCCCAGTTGGGGTCGCGCTGCTTCTCACCGGTCTCGTCGGCGCATCGATCCTGGCCGTTCCCGGCCTCATCATCGCCGCCTTCCCGACCGTGTTCGCCGCCGAGGCGTCGAACAGCATCGAGCTCAACGCCCGCAGCATCGGCTCGGCCATGGAGGTCTCGTGCCCGGCCACGCCGCCGCTGTTCATCGGCCAGCAGCTGCGCTGCCCCGCCGTGAACACCTCGGGCGAGAACCTGGTGGTGACGGTCAGCCTGCAGCGGTCGAACGGGTGGATCGCGTGGCAGGTCGACGACTGGGGAATCTTCAGCGTGGTTCGCTGA
- a CDS encoding DUF2510 domain-containing protein produces the protein MTNTTTVRVPAGWYPDPVTLADSGAATQRRWWDGTAWSNHTAPFEAPRAAAASPTIALTAVGSAPTTVGPGDSARTAESMPLHPVAARPSTTRSRIEAEVASSAPYSAFSPSTSSVPFSSNSVGSAGTQVDYEPFAHRRHAEALAHVSHRATTRNPQGLRVHTVSIWLMATMPVTQALLIFWVFSSLPPESSSWTRALAVALPFVLSAALAGQDTRLLESSGHLRTAPWIAALITPPVYLAVRGLRVSRATGASPWPLVIWVIAQLGVIAVWFSLDPAAVQLVLEQLG, from the coding sequence ATGACGAACACGACGACGGTGCGGGTGCCGGCCGGGTGGTATCCCGACCCGGTGACGCTCGCCGATTCGGGTGCGGCTACGCAGCGCCGGTGGTGGGACGGCACCGCGTGGTCGAACCACACTGCTCCGTTCGAGGCGCCTCGCGCCGCGGCAGCGTCGCCGACGATCGCGCTCACCGCTGTCGGCAGCGCGCCGACGACCGTCGGGCCGGGCGATTCGGCTCGCACCGCCGAGAGCATGCCGCTGCACCCCGTTGCCGCACGGCCGTCGACTACGCGTAGCCGCATCGAGGCCGAGGTCGCGTCGTCCGCGCCCTACTCGGCGTTCTCGCCGAGCACCTCGTCGGTGCCGTTCTCATCGAACTCGGTCGGCTCGGCCGGCACCCAGGTCGACTACGAGCCCTTCGCGCACCGTCGCCACGCTGAGGCACTCGCCCACGTGTCGCACCGCGCGACGACGCGCAACCCGCAGGGCCTGCGCGTGCACACCGTCTCGATCTGGCTCATGGCGACGATGCCCGTTACCCAGGCGTTGCTGATCTTCTGGGTCTTCAGCTCGCTGCCGCCCGAGAGCTCGAGCTGGACTCGCGCTCTCGCCGTTGCCCTGCCGTTCGTGCTCTCGGCCGCACTCGCAGGTCAAGACACGCGCCTGCTCGAGAGCTCGGGCCACTTGCGCACCGCTCCGTGGATCGCCGCACTCATCACTCCCCCGGTCTACCTCGCCGTGCGCGGGTTGCGCGTGTCGCGCGCGACCGGAGCGTCGCCGTGGCCTCTCGTCATCTGGGTGATCGCGCAGCTTGGGGTCATCGCCGTCTGGTTCAGCCTCGACCCCGCCGCGGTGCAGCTGGTGCTGGAGCAGTTGGGCTGA